GGCAGCCTCGGTCGCGGCGGTCACGCGGTCGGCTGCCTGACGCGCGTCTTCCTGCGCCGCATCGGCGGCGGCAGCAGCATCCCGCCACCGTGCAAAGACCACGCGCCCTTCCGCGTTGCGAATCTGGTCCGACAGCGCGGTGTATCGTTCGGCCTGGCGCGCCTGCCGCCGCAGCGTGGCAATCTGGCTGTCGAGGCCTGCCATGAGGTCTTCGAGCCGCGCCAGGTTGGCTTCGGTCTGGCGGAGCTTGCCTTCCGCATCGCGGCGGCGAACGTGAAGGCCCGCAATGCCGGCCGCTTCTTCAAGCATCATGCGGCGTTCGGCCGGCTTGGCCGCGATGACCTGCGCGATCTTGCCCTGGCTGACGAGCGCGGGCGAGTGGGCGCCGGTCGCCGCATCGGCAAAGGTCAGTGCCACATCCTTCGCGCGCACGTCCCGCCCGTTCACGCGATAGGCGCTGCCCGATCCCCGCTCGATTCGGCGAACAACCTCAAGTTCGCGGCCCTCGCTGTCGAGACCGGCCAGCACCACTTCGGCGAAGTTGCGCGGCGGGCGGCTGGCGGTCCCGGCGAAGATGACATCGTCCATCCCACCCGACCGCATGGACTTGGGCGAATTTTCGCCCATCACCCAGCGGATCGCTTCCAGGAGGTTGGACTTGCCGCAGCCGTTCGGCCCGACGATCCCCGTCAGCCCAGGTTCGATACGCAGTTCGCTGGGTTCGACGAAGCTCTTGAACCCGCTGAGCTTGAGACGCCGCAGCAGCATCCGCTTACCGCCTGTCGCCCCCCGCCCGGGCCTTACCGGGCGCCGGCGCGTTGCAGCATTGGCTCCAGCGTGGCCCAGGTCTGCGTGCCGACATTGGTGCCGTTGATGAAGAAGGTGGGCGTGCCCGTCACGTTGAGTTCGGTGGACTGGGTTTCCGAATTCTTGGCAATTTGCGTGGCGGTTTCCTCTTTGGCCAGGCAGGCGCGCGCCTGATCGCGCGAAACGCCCCGCTGGGCGAAGAAGTCGTAAAGGCCAGCGGCATTGGCCACGCCATCGAAACGCGCGGCGCCCTGCGCCTGGGTGGCAGCTTCCAGCGCCGCCTGGTTCGTCTGAATCTGCGCGAACATGCCCTCCATGTTGGCCCATCCCTGTTCGGCGAACGCGTGGAATGCCTGCGGGCCCGCACACCGCGCCAACACGGCGAAGGTCAGGTCGATCGGATCGTGGATCTGGTTGCGAAGCTCAAAGCTGACGCGGCCGGATTCGATATATTTCGACCGCAAGGGCTCCGCCGCGGCCTTCGAGAATTCGGCGCAGGGGTTGCAGGTATGACTGGCGTACTCGATCAGCTTGATGGGCGCGTTGGGGTTGCCTTCGACCACGCCGCCTTCGGGAGTGACGGACGCGACTTCCGACCAGCTTTGCCCGGCGGGCGGCGGAACGACCGCGACGGCGGCGCTTTCGGCCACGGTACCGTCGGGCGCGGCCTCTTCCGAATTGCAGGCGGCGAGCGCCAGCGAAGCGGTGAGTGCAAGGGTCGCGGTGCGAAGCTCGATCATGAAGGGCCTTTCGAATTGTGGCGGTATGCTAGCCCACCATGACCGGTCGGTGAAGCGGGCGGCCGCGATTGTTCACATCCGCGCATCGATCTGTGCGCGAAGGGTCTGCCAGTCGCTCGTTCCAGCGAGAAGCAAGCCGTCGAGCGCGAAGCTGGGGGTGGACGTAATGTTCCACTTCGCATCGTCGCTCGCGGTCTGCTCAGCCAGGCGCCGGGCGAGCGCTTCGTCCGACAGGCAGCGGTCGATCGCAATCCGCTCATATCCGCGGGTGGCCATCACGTCATACAGTTTCAAGTCCGAGGCAATCGCACGTCGGCGGGCAGAGCCGGGCCCGTTCGACCAACGCGATTTTTGGGCCGACGTGGCGCTGCGGGCGGCCGCGAGCCAGCGCGGCTGGCTGTTCATCAGGGCGGTGTGGTTGCGGTAGAACTTGATGGCCGGCCCGCAGTTGGCGAGCATGGCTGCGGTCAGGTCCACCGGATCCCGCACCACGTGGCGAATATCGACCCGCACTTTTCCAGTGGCGACATAGACCTCCATAGGATTGGAGGATTCGCGGGCGAAAGTGCCGCAGTGGGGGCACGTATAGCTGACGAATTCGGTCAGCTTTACCTTGGCGGCAGGGTTGCCGATGTTGTGTCCGCCGCCTGCGGTCTCGACCGTCGTCACCCAGTTGGTATTGGCGGAGACGGCCGAGGTGGCGGCAAGAGCCGCGGCGAATGCCACCGCGATCGTTGCGGATTTCACGTCTTGTCCTCCTGTTCGCCGAGCGTGCGGGCGAGCGATTCCAGCACCGCCCGCAATTCGGGATCGCCCACATCGCGAAGGCCTTCCCCCAGATCGAACGGCACCGGCTTCAGCGATGGGGGCCCGGCGCCGCGTTCCCTGGCCGGCAGCGGGTTAACCGTGCCTTGCCGGAGCTTGACCCGGGCCACAGCCTTGTAACCGAAGAAACGGTTCACCCGCTCGATGATCTCGGGAATCACGTGCTGGATCAGCGGCGCGTGGGCCGGCAGCACCACCAGTTGCAGGATGCCGTCCGCCTTTTCCCCGGGCGCGAAGCGGATCGCTTCCGGCGTGCAGACTTTCGCGTGATGCGCGCCGACGATCTCGGGCCAGCGCGTGACGACGCTCGACTGGACGAAACCGAAGCGGCGGAAGGCAGTGCGTCCGACCTGCGGCGTGAGGTCCGCGATAGCGCGTGCTGGACCGCCCCGCGGCCGTTCGTAACGGCGCGGCTCCATGGTCTTGCGCTTGGAAGGTGTGTCCCGTTCCATCGTCGGCGACGCCATGCCATAGGGCGCCGGTGACCGCCAGCCCGCGCGCCTCCCCCGCCGACCTTCTCGTGGACAGCCCATGCCACCCTGAAGAGAGGGAGGCACGCCGCTTGCTGGCATGGTACGATCTCAACGCGCGCAGGCTACCGTGGCGCAGCCCGCCGGGCACGCCGCCGCCGGAGCCCTACCGCGTCTGGCTGTCCGAAGTGATGCTGCAGCAGACGACCACCGCAGCGGTCGCGCCCTATTTCGCCCGCTTCATCGACCGCTGGCCGACGATAGGGGAGCTGGCCGCGGCGGACGAGGCCGACGTGATGGCTGCCTGGGCGGGGCTGGGCTATTACTCGCGGGCGCGCAACCTGGTGGCGGCGGCGCGGTTCGTAGCCCGGCGGGGCGGTTTCCCGAACAGCGAGGCAGGCCTGCGCGAATTGCCGGGAGTGGGCGCCTACATCGCCGCGGCGGTGGCGGCCATCGCGTTCGGGCGCCGCGCTGTCGTGGTCGACGCCAACGTGGAGCGGGTCGTCAGCCGCCTGTTCGCGATTGCCGAACCGCTTCCCGCTGCGCGCAAGGCGATCCGAACGGCGACCGACAGCATAACGCCGGCCGAGAGTTCCGGCGATTTCGCCCAGGCGATGATGGATTTGGGCGCGACGATCTGCACGCCGCGTGCCCCGCGCTGCCTGCTGTGTCCGCTTGCCCCCGATTGCGCGGCGCGGGCCGAGGGGGATCCGGCGCGATATCCGGTAAAGGCCGCGAAGAAGACGAAACCGTTGCGGCGCGGAAGGGCGTTGTGGATTGCGCGAAACGGTGCCGTCTGGCTCGTCCGCCGCGATGGCGAAACGCTGCTTGGCGGCATGCGCGCCCTGCCGGGGGACGGCTGGTCGGCACAGGCGGACGGAGAGGGCACACCGCCAGGTGACTGGAGAGATGGCGGCACGGTGCGCCATGGGTTCACACATTTTGATCTGGAGCTGACCGTCCTCGTCGCGCCGGAGGACGCTACGCCTGAGGGCGCGGGCGAGTGGTGGCCGATCGACCGGCTGGGCGAGGCAGGCCTGCCTACCGTCTTTGCAAAGGCGGCGCGCCGGGCGCTTACCTAGATGATTCCGCCGCCCAACATCAGTCGCAGCGCGGCGATGACCAGCACCACCAGGCAGAAATTGCGGCCGTGGTTGGACCGCGACAGTGCACCGACGCCCGCGCCGATGATCGCGATGGGCAGCACCACCCAGTTGCCCCATCCGAGGAAGGGTATGGCCGATGGGATCGCCAGCAGCAGCGCCACCAGGCCGATAACGATCGAAAGCACGTTCAGCATGTGTCCTACATGGCTAGCACACCCCGCCATTGCAAGGCCGATTGACCGCGCCGCCGCCATGCCGCACATCCTGAAATGAAACCGAATTCGGAGACGACGATGGCATTCAGGGATTCCGGCTCGCCGCAAATGTCGCGGCGCGGGCTGCTGCGTTCGGGCGCGCTGCTGGGTGCGGGCGCGGCACTGGGCGGTGCATCGTTCACGCGAGCCGCGTTCGCCCAGGATCCCGCCAGGTGGGCGCACGTCGCCCGGCTCGCCCGGCAGTATGTCGATGCGCGCAAGCTCGCCAGCGTTGTCGCTACACTCGGCTGGTGGCAAATGGCACCCGATACCGTCGCCTTCGGCAGCCTCACGCTGGGGCAGGATGCGCCCGCCACGATCGACAGCC
This region of Tsuneonella aeria genomic DNA includes:
- a CDS encoding thioredoxin domain-containing protein encodes the protein MIELRTATLALTASLALAACNSEEAAPDGTVAESAAVAVVPPPAGQSWSEVASVTPEGGVVEGNPNAPIKLIEYASHTCNPCAEFSKAAAEPLRSKYIESGRVSFELRNQIHDPIDLTFAVLARCAGPQAFHAFAEQGWANMEGMFAQIQTNQAALEAATQAQGAARFDGVANAAGLYDFFAQRGVSRDQARACLAKEETATQIAKNSETQSTELNVTGTPTFFINGTNVGTQTWATLEPMLQRAGAR
- a CDS encoding thioredoxin domain-containing protein produces the protein MKSATIAVAFAAALAATSAVSANTNWVTTVETAGGGHNIGNPAAKVKLTEFVSYTCPHCGTFARESSNPMEVYVATGKVRVDIRHVVRDPVDLTAAMLANCGPAIKFYRNHTALMNSQPRWLAAARSATSAQKSRWSNGPGSARRRAIASDLKLYDVMATRGYERIAIDRCLSDEALARRLAEQTASDDAKWNITSTPSFALDGLLLAGTSDWQTLRAQIDARM
- a CDS encoding DUF721 domain-containing protein — its product is MERDTPSKRKTMEPRRYERPRGGPARAIADLTPQVGRTAFRRFGFVQSSVVTRWPEIVGAHHAKVCTPEAIRFAPGEKADGILQLVVLPAHAPLIQHVIPEIIERVNRFFGYKAVARVKLRQGTVNPLPARERGAGPPSLKPVPFDLGEGLRDVGDPELRAVLESLARTLGEQEDKT
- a CDS encoding NUDIX domain-containing protein; this encodes MDSPCHPEEREARRLLAWYDLNARRLPWRSPPGTPPPEPYRVWLSEVMLQQTTTAAVAPYFARFIDRWPTIGELAAADEADVMAAWAGLGYYSRARNLVAAARFVARRGGFPNSEAGLRELPGVGAYIAAAVAAIAFGRRAVVVDANVERVVSRLFAIAEPLPAARKAIRTATDSITPAESSGDFAQAMMDLGATICTPRAPRCLLCPLAPDCAARAEGDPARYPVKAAKKTKPLRRGRALWIARNGAVWLVRRDGETLLGGMRALPGDGWSAQADGEGTPPGDWRDGGTVRHGFTHFDLELTVLVAPEDATPEGAGEWWPIDRLGEAGLPTVFAKAARRALT